From Primulina tabacum isolate GXHZ01 chromosome 2, ASM2559414v2, whole genome shotgun sequence, one genomic window encodes:
- the LOC142537510 gene encoding uncharacterized protein LOC142537510 — MVVFDQVSQEAGASDQPNLNSAKDLDFVLAEIQEIQHDIHRVINDLSGDTYLYNANELTISYHQSEANKVVDALSWKNMGKVIIASLSTQSCLRETVKLNQDEDPTLENLKEQVKEGKSQVNHAYDKGVIWIKGRLCVSGIDNLQQKIIFEAHRSKFSFHLGSTKMYRDLKKNFLWSGMKKDVTEFISKFQVCQQVEAEHQ, encoded by the exons ATGGTGGtttttgatcaagtctcacaggAAGCTGGAGCGTCGGATCAGCCAAATCTGAACTCCGCCAAAGATCTTGATTTTGTTCTTGCAGAAATTCAGGAAATTCAGCATGATATACATAGAGTGAttaatgatct ATCTGGAGACACTTATCTCTACAATGCTAATGAATTAACGATAAGCTATCATCAGAGTGAAGCAAACAAGGTGGTTGATGCTTTGAGCTGGAAAAACATGGGCAAGGTGATCATAGCCTCACTCTCTACACAATCATGCCTTCGAGAAACTGTTAAGCTGAATCAGGATGAAGATCCTACTTTGGAAAATCTTAAAGAGCAAGTCAAAGAAGGAAAGTCACAAGTTAATCATGCATATGACAAAGGAGTCATCTGGATAAAGGGACGATTGTGTGTATCAGGCATTGATAACcttcaacaaaaaataatttttgaagcACATAGATCAAAATTTTCGTTCCACCTTGGcagtacaaaaatgtacagagactTAAAGAAGAATTTTTTGTGGAGCGGAATGAAAAAAGATGTTACAGAATTTATCTCTAAATTCCAAGTCTGTCAACAGGTCGAAGCTGAACATCAATGA
- the LOC142537391 gene encoding transcription factor MYB60-like, whose product MVRPPCCEKAGIKKGPWTPEEDIILVSYIQEHGPGNWRSVPTNTGLLRCSKSCRLRWTNYLRPGIKRGNFTPHEEGMIIHLQALLGNKWAAIASYLPQRTDNDIKNYWNTHLKKKLKKFQMASDHHNSTSYNHHHFVPKNEYNNETVFDNSKPQYNSSLITTDPNSSVYASSAENISRLLEGWMRTSPFQPNNHDKTFRDISAECDTTAAAVPASIQCYKPEIENDEGINGMINHSDELQCILSYNHNLNSMAREKSVSCDSSHKGSENSGLIDQERLHLMHEEKPKTETNPPLSFLEKWLLEESCTQVEGVLELPSIF is encoded by the exons TGGCCCTGGAAATTGGAGATCGGTGCCTACCAATACCG GTCTGTTGAGGTGCAGCAAGAGTTGCAGGCTTAGGTGGACTAATTATCTAAGACCAGGGATCAAGAGAGGGAACTTCACCCCACATGAAGAAGGGATGATAATACATCTTCAAGCTTTGTTGGGGAACAA ATGGGCTGCTATAGCTTCATATTTGCCTCAAAGAACAGATAACGACATCAAGAACTATTGGAACACacacttgaagaagaagctCAAGAAATTCCAAATGGCATCTGATCATCATAACTCCACTTCTTACAATCATCATCATTTCGTGCCGAAGAATGAATACAACAATGAAACGGTTTTCGACAACAGCAAGCCTCAGTATAACTCTAGCCTCATCACAACTGATCCGAATTCTTCGGTGTACGCCTCGAGTGCTGAAAACATATCAAGACTCTTGGAAGGTTGGATGAGAACATCCCCCTTCCAACCCAATAACCACGACAAAACTTTTCGTGATATTTCAGCAGAATGCGAcactactgctgctgctgttcCTGCATCGATTCAGTGTTACAAGCCTGAAATTGAGAATGATGAAGGGATTAATGGGATGATTAATCATAGCGATGAATTGCAATGTATTCTGTCCTATAATCACAATTTGAACAGCATGGCAcgtgaaaaatcagtttcttgTGATTCTAGCCACAAGGGTTCTGAAAACAGTGGGTTGATTGATCAAGAAAGGCTTCATCTCATGCACGAGGAGAAGCCGAAGACCGAAACCAATCCTCCATTATCGTTTCTTGAGAAATGGTTGCTGGAAGAAAGCTGTACTCAAGTTGAAGGAGTTTTGGAGTTGCCGTCAATTTTCTAG